The Cucumis melo cultivar AY chromosome 6, USDA_Cmelo_AY_1.0, whole genome shotgun sequence genome includes a region encoding these proteins:
- the LOC103483399 gene encoding pentatricopeptide repeat-containing protein At1g08070, chloroplastic-like has product MVVTGFIHHKPSLNKLIALVLSMGSLGVGYAYSVFAHTRELDILTWNTMLRGFVNSNMPRRALQSYTEMLEQSRNVPDRFTFPSLLKGCALSLEFKVGKILHGQVVKYMLHSDLYIETTLLNMYAACGDLRSARLLFERMGHRNKVVWTSMISGYTKNHCPNEALLLYEKMEEDGFSPDEVTMATLVSACAELKDLGVGMKLHSHIREMDMKICAVLGSALVNMYAKCGDLKTARQVFDHLSDKDVYAWSALIFGYVKNNRSTEALQLFREMAEGSNMRPNEVTILAVISACAQLGDLETGRWVHDYITRTQQDHSVSLNNSLIDMFSKCGDIDAAKRIFDSMSYRDLISWNSMVNGLALHGLGREALAQFHLMQTTDLHPDEITFIGVLTACSHAGLVQEGKKLFYEIEALYGIRLKLEHYGCMVDLLCRAGLLAEAREFIRVMPLQPNGAIWGSMLGACRVYNNLELGEEAARCLLKLEPTNDGVYILLSNIYARRKMWNEVKKVRELMNEKGIQKTPGCSSVVIDNIAHSFLAGDCSHPETAEIFIMLRQVKEKLKLAGYVADTSEVLLNIDDNKKEESVSQHSEKLALCYGLLKSKIGGRIVILKNLRVCSDCHTLIKLVSKIYQRQITLRDRNRFHHFKDGSCSCRDYW; this is encoded by the coding sequence ATGGTAGTTACAGGCTTCATCCACCATAAGCCATCATTAAACAAGCTCATTGCCCTTGTCCTCTCAATGGGCTCGCTTGGAGTTGGCTATGCTTATTCAGTTTTTGCTCACACTAGAGAGTTGGATATACTTACTTGGAATACCATGTTGAGAGGCTTTGTGAATTCCAATATGCCGAGAAGGGCACTCCAAAGTTATACTGAGATGCTCGAGCAGTCGAGGAATGTTCCTGATAGATTCACATTTCCTTCTCTTCTAAAGGGTTGCGCACTTTCATTGGAATTCAAAGTTGGGAAGATTCTACATGGCCAAGTTGTCAAGTATATGCTTCATTCGGACCTATACATAGAAACCACATTGTTAAATATGTATGCAGCCTGTGGAGATTTAAGATCTGCGAGGCTCCTGTTTGAGAGAATGGGTCATAGAAACAAAGTGGTGTGGACTTCGATGATTAGTGGTTATACGAAAAATCATTGTCCTAATGAGGCTTTGCTACTGTATGAGAAGATGGAGGAAGATGGGTTTAGCCCTGATGAAGTTACCATGGCGACACTTGTATCAGCTTGTGCTGAATTAAAAGATTTGGGTGTTGGAATGAAGCTGCATTCTCACATTCGGGAGATGGATATGAAGATTTGTGCTGTGCTAGGAAGTGCTTTGGTTAACATGTATGCTAAATGTGGGGATCTAAAAACTGCAAGGCAAGTGTTTGATCATTTGTCTGATAAAGACGTATATGCTTGGTCGGCATTGATTTTTGGTTATGTCAAGAACAATAGAAGCACAGAGGCGTTACAGTTATTTAGAGAAATGGCTGAAGGCTCAAATATGCGTCCCAATGAAGTTACGATTCTAGCCGTCATTTCGGCCTGTGCTCAACTCGGTGACTTGGAAACAGGGAGATGGGTTCATGACTACATTACCAGGACTCAGCAGGATCATTCTGTCAGTTTGAACAACTCGTTGATTGACATGTTTTCAAAGTGTGGAGACATAGATGCTGCTAAAAGAATCTTTGATAGCATGTCGTACAGAGATTTGATCTCTTGGAATTCTATGGTGAATGGTCTAGCTCTACACGGCCTTGGCAGGGAGGCTCTAGCTCAGTTCCATCTAATGCAGACGACAGACTTACATCCAGATGAAATAACTTTCATTGGGGTACTGACTGCCTGCAGCCACGCAGGGTTAGTTCAAGAGGGGAAGAAGCTATTCTATGAAATAGAAGCATTATATGGAATCAGACTTAAGTTGGAGCATTATGGGTGCATGGTAGATCTTTTATGTAGAGCAGGACTTCTGGCAGAAGCTCGGGAATTTATCCGGGTAATGCCTTTACAGCCAAATGGTGCAATATGGGGCTCTATGCTTGGCGCTTGCAGAGTATATAACAATCTTGAGCTAGGAGAGGAGGCTGCGAGATGCCTGCTAAAACTCGAACCAACAAATGACGGAGTCTACATTTTGCTCTCTAACATTTATGCAAGAAGGAAAATGTGGAATGAAGTGAAAAAGGTAAGAGAATTAATGAATGAGAAAGGAATTCAGAAAACACCTGGTTGCAGTTCAGTTGTTATCGACAACATCGCCCATTCATTTCTGGCTGGAGATTGTTCTCACCCAGAAACAGCTGAAATATTTATAATGCTTCGACAGGTTAAAGAGAAACTGAAGCTGGCAGGTTATGTTGCAGATACCTCAGAAGTATTACTCAACATTGATGATAATAAGAAGGAAGAGTCAGTTTCTCAACATAGTGAAAAACTAGCTTTATGTTACGGCTTATTGAAATCAAAGATAGGTGGAAGAATTGTTATCCTGAAGAACCTCAGGGTCTGCTCAGACTGTCATACTTTAATAAAACTAGTCTCAAAGATTTACCAAAGGCAGATTACGTTAAGAGATCGAAACCGTTTCCACCACTTCAAAGATGGTTCCTGTTCTTGCAGAGATTACTGGTGA
- the LOC103483401 gene encoding E3 ubiquitin-protein ligase PUB23-like, with protein sequence MDSDFPPLFRCPISMELMEDPVTVSTGVTYDRKSIEKWLFTYNKKTCPATMQTLAAGADDFVITPNLTLKRLILAWKINDSASTPATALEEVSSLLATVESSPFKVSSLRKLRSMIEMNDGMKSEFVRLSGIGIVVNVVIQILIDCSDFSTLETCEEALGVLCQFPISNEDKLFDEMYKREELMKSITVVLQRGSAEGRFYAVKILRNIAKNTNYNWGSVMEEQAIDFFKPLLELVSDEFPTKASSCALDVMIGILSSSKRSRVKAIEAGAVWILIELLPESGRSKCERMLQILQSLCECAEGRLALVEHGMGIAAVTKKILNVSYVATKIGVKILLWISSFHPRERVVDEMMACGAVKKLLMILHMDSVGVGDGGRSSTKEKVIKILKMHGNKWRRSPCFPSELKNYLKFVNDE encoded by the coding sequence ATGGATTCCgattttcctcctctttttcgATGTCCCATTTCCATGGAGCTCATGGAAGATCCGGTCACCGTCTCTACTGGCGTTACCTACGACAGAAAGAGCATCGAAAAATGGCTTTTCACTTACAACAAAAAAACTTGTCCGGCCACGATGCAGACACTCGCTGCCGGTGCTGACGACTTCGTCATCACCCCTAATCTCACTCTCAAACGCCTCATTCTCGCTTGGAAAATCAACGATTCTGCCTCGACGCCGGCGACGGCGCTCGAGGAAGTCTCGTCGCTTCTTGCCACTGTTGAGTCTTCTCCATTCAAGGTTAGTTCTTTGAGGAAATTGAGATCGATGATCGAAATGAATGATGGGATGAAATCGGAATTTGTTAGATTGAGTGGGATTGGGATTGTTGTTAATGTTGTGATTCAAATTCTCATTGATTGTTCTGATTTCTCGACGTTGGAGACTTGTGAAGAGGCTTTGGGCGTTCTGTGTCAGTTTCCGATTTCAAATGAAGATAAACTGTTCGACGAAATGTATAAGAGAGAAGAATTGATGAAATCGATTACTGTTGTTCTACAAAGGGGAAGTGCAGAAGGGCGTTTTTACGCTGTGAAAATCCTTAGAAATATTGCTAAAAACACCAATTACAATTGGGGATCTGTTATGGAAGAACAGGCGATTGATTTCTTCAAGCCATTGTTGGAACTTGTCTCGGACGAATTTCCCACAAAGGCTAGCTCATGTGCATTAGATGTAATGATAGGAATTCTCTCATCCTCGAAAAGGAGTCGAGTGAAGGCGATCGAAGCTGGGGCAGTGTGGATTCTGATCGAGCTTTTACCGGAGTCGGGGAGATCGAAATGCGAGAGAATGCTGCAGATTTTGCAGAGTTTATGTGAATGTGCAGAAGGGAGATTGGCTTTGGTAGAACATGGGATGGGAATTGCAGCTGTGACTAAGAAGATTTTGAATGTTTCATATGTAGCAACAAAAATTGGAGTGAAGATTTTGCTTTGGATTAGTAGTTTTCACCCAAGGGAAAGGGTTGTAGATGAGATGATGGCATGTGGGGCAGTGAAGAAGCTGCTGATGATATTACACATGGACAGCGTCGGTGTCGGTGACGGTGGCCGGAGTTCGACGAAGGAGAAGGTGATCAAGATTTTGAAGATGCATGGGAATAAATGGAGGCGTAGTCCTTGTTTTCCCAGTGAGTTGAAGAATTATTTGAAGTTTGTGAATGATGAATGA
- the LOC103483403 gene encoding ent-kaurenoic acid oxidase 2-like, translating to MMEVSWGTAAAVTVVAGAAAVFFAVVKWAAKSFNEWIYEAKLGERRMALPPGDLGWPLIGNMLGFLRAFKSKNPETFIDSYVSRFGKIGVYKVHLFGNPSVVVTTPETCRKVLTDDEAFQPGWPRAAVELIGKKSFIEMPVEEHKRLRRLTSAPVNGFEALSNYIPYIEENVLKSLDKWSTMGPIEFLTQLRKLTFTIIMYIFLSAESESVMESLEKEYTRLNYGVRALRINLPGFAYHKALKARKNLVAALQGIVTERRKRRLGKWAPKRKDMMDALIDVEDENGRKLTDEEIIDILVMYLNAGHESSGHTMMWATILLNQHPEVLKKAKEEQEEIVRRRPPGQKGLTLKECREMEYLSKVVDETLRYVSFSLVVFREAQMDVNLNGYLIPKGWKVLAWFRSIHYDDEVYPDPKKFDPSRWDGFIPKAGEFLPFGAGSRLCPGNDLAKLEICIFIHYFLLNYKLEWLTPDCPILYLPHSRPKDNCLAKISKNSSTVV from the exons atGATGGAGGTGAGTTGGGGAACGGCTGCGGCGGTGACGGTAGTGGCGGGTGCGGCGGCGGTGTTCTTTGCGGTGGTGAAATGGGCGGCGAAGAGTTTCAACGAGTGGATTTATGAAGCGAAATTGGGGGAGCGGCGGATGGCTCTGCCGCCTGGGGATTTGGGATGGCCTTTAATTGGAAATATGTTGGGTTTTCTTAGAGCCTTCAAGTCTAAGAATCCTGAAACCTTCATTGATAGCTATGTTTCCAG GTTTGGGAAAATCGGAGTGTACAAAGTTCATTTGTTTGGAAACCCTAGCGTGGTCGTGACGACGCCGGAGACATGCCGGAAAGTTCTGACCGACGACGAAGCCTTCCAACCCGGTTGGCCACGCGCAGCCGTAGAGCTCATTGGAAAGAAGTCATTCATTGAAATGCCGGTCGAGGAACACAAGCGCCTCCGCCGGTTAACCTCTGCTCCGGTGAACGGCTTCGAAGCTTTGAGCAACTACATTCCTTACATTGAAGAGAATGTATTAAAATCCTTGGATAAATGGTCGACTATGGGACCAATCGAATTCTTAACTCAACTTCGTAAGCTCACATTCACCATTATCATGTACATTTTCCTTAGCGCGGAGAGCGAATCGGTAATGGAATCTTTAGAGAAGGAGTATACTCGGCTTAACTATGGTGTTCGAGCCTTGAGAATTAACCTTCCTGGATTTGCTTACCACAAAGCACTCAAG GCTCGGAAGAATCTTGTGGCTGCGTTGCAAGGAATTGTGACGGAGCGAAGGAAGCGAAGATTGGGCAAATGGGCGCCGAAGAGGAAGGACATGATGGACGCTCTGATTGATGTTGAAGATGAAAATGGCAGAAAATTGACTGATGAGGAGATCATTGACATTCTGGTGATGTACTTGAATGCAGGTCATGAATCTTCCGGCCATACCATGATGTGGGCAACTATTTTGTTGAATCAACACCCAGAAGTTCTCAAGAAAGCCAAG GAGGAACAGGAGGAGATTGTGAGAAGGAGGCCCCCAGGTCAAAAGGGATTGACATTGAAAGAATGCAGGGAAATGGAATATCTCTCGAAAGTGGTCGATGAAACTCTTCGCTATGTGTCATTCTCCCTTGTTGTCTTCAGAGAAGCACAAATGGATGTCAATCTTAATG GCTATCTAATTCCCAAGGGTTGGAAAGTGCTGGCTTGGTTCAGAAGCATTCACTATGACGATGAAGTTTACCCagacccaaagaaatttgatccTTCAAGATGGGAT GGATTTATCCCAAAAGCAggagagtttcttccatttggAGCAGGAAGCAGGCTGTGCCCAGGAAATGATCTAGCCAAATTGGAGATTTGTATTTTCATTCACTATTTTCTCCTCAATTACAA GCTTGAATGGCTGACCCCTGATTGTCCAATCTTGTATCTGCCCCATTCAAGGCCAAAGGACAATTGCTTGGCTAAAATCAGTAAGAATTCCAGCACTGTTGTGTGA
- the LOC103483404 gene encoding uncharacterized protein LOC103483404 gives MAHIKYGISNGFLNYIYIYLYIYISGVVDPISDTITRYPLSLENIRECHFMDITVPGRNAPEEVTRESLISISYEEPETILSSKQPSEKLSSENINLANGINHNQVEGKEYDGDEKFRSELIAISFLESLPETGSVPVA, from the exons ATGGCCCACATTAAATACGGAATTTCCAATGGATTTCTCaactatatttatatttatctttatatatatatttcggGAGTCGTTGATCCGATTTCAGACACTATTACGCGTTACCCGCTTTCTCTAG AAAATATAAGGGAGTGTCATTTTATGGATATAACGGTACCTGGAAGGAATGCTCCTGAGGAAGTGACTCGTGAGTCGCTTATCTCCATTTCTTACGAGGAACCAGAAACAATTCTCTCTTCAAAGCAACCATCTGAAAAGCTTAGTAGCGAAAACATCAATCTGGCCAACGGAATAAACCACAATCAGGTGGAAGGGAAAGAATATGATGGAGATGAGAAATTCAGATCTGAGCTTATTGCAATTTCCTTCCTTGAGTCGCTACCTGAAACTGGAAGTGTACCTGTGGCCTAA